The Candidatus Poribacteria bacterium DNA window GTTCCCTTTGGGTGAGTCCGACATTTTTCCACGGGTACTCAGCCTAACAGGAGCCTCAATGCTCTATATTGCTGTGTTTTTTACGATAGGAACGGTGATCTCCACCTATCTGGACGATTCCAAAACCGCTCTCATTGTCGCTTTTACGGTCTGGGTATTTGCTGTGTTGATTGCACCACGGGCTGGGTTTGTTACCGCTAAACTCATCGCACCCACTCGAACAGTCCAGAGTGTCTATATGGAAAAGACGGCAGTCCGCAACAATCTCAATGCCGAGAGGGATGAGAAGATTACAAAAAAAATTATGGATGCCACAGGAGGTCGTATTGAGATTAGGACGGATGGCGAGGACAATTTGCAGAAACTCCGCGAACCTATTGAAACGGAATATCGACTGAAATTTGAAGATCAAGCGAACAAGATTGATAGAGCCTATCAACGTGAGAAGGCGAGGCAAGAGTCTATGGGTGAGACACTTTCTCGAATTACACCGACATCTTCCTTAACTTTTCTCGCTATGAACCTAACGCAGACAGGAAAACTAAAAAGGGATGCCTACTTCCAAACCGGTGAATCCTACTATGCACAACTCAATGCGAATTATTTCACTCATATTTCAGATGATCCCTTTGCACAAATAGTGCAAATCGCATCTCGTATGAATACTTCTCAATCAAGTGAGGAAAAAATCGCGCCTCCGCCAAATTTGGTCATAACTTCCTTAGGCGAAACATTGCGGCAGTCTATAGTAGATGTTTTGCTGCTCTGCTTCTTTGCCGTAGCACTAACAACCG harbors:
- a CDS encoding ABC transporter permease subunit; this translates as MLITLIQKEMMHHILSVRFVALLLMCVLLIPLTLSINYRHYRQNQVDYQEAVKRASAEAKEAPPNAQDPDKEVSKLYLNPTPLSVFANGLEEALPSYLGMTRNGVRRGSTTLAEAPLSYALGHLDFLFVVSTVFSLLALLFTFDAVAGEREAGTLRITLANPLPRDLFLWSKLMGGYIVFVIPFLVSFLFGLLVLVWQGFPLGESDIFPRVLSLTGASMLYIAVFFTIGTVISTYLDDSKTALIVAFTVWVFAVLIAPRAGFVTAKLIAPTRTVQSVYMEKTAVRNNLNAERDEKITKKIMDATGGRIEIRTDGEDNLQKLREPIETEYRLKFEDQANKIDRAYQREKARQESMGETLSRITPTSSLTFLAMNLTQTGKLKRDAYFQTGESYYAQLNANYFTHISDDPFAQIVQIASRMNTSQSSEEKIAPPPNLVITSLGETLRQSIVDVLLLCFFAVALTTVAFLKFFRLDI